The Scheffersomyces stipitis CBS 6054 chromosome 5, complete sequence genome contains the following window.
AATCACAAGAAACTGTACTAATCTACTCTCTGTGTATTGTCTGGTAATTCTCGGGAATAGAGACCGAATAAATTCAAGCAATGTACTGTAAGCATGTTCATTTGCATTGAAGTCAGAAGTAGCCAAGATGAAAGTATCGAGAATTTGTCTCAGAACTTCCAAATTCAGCACAGTAATGTGCAAATTGAGCACTATACTTAAACGaatcaagttcatttcGATATGGTTACTGACGTGGTCCAACTTGACAGGAATCGACATGCTACTGTTGCTAACGTCTTCAACATTTCCACCGATTAAATCAATATAAGTTGTTAGTTTAGGCGCGTTTGTGGTTTCAGGTTTTATTCCTTTCTCAAGCTGCTTGTTTAGCAACTTCAATTCGTGGATATTAGTGCTAGTGAGTAAGCAGTGATTAACAAGCTGGATAGAATAGTTTCTGAGAAACAGTTCTGAAGACCGAGCTCCATTCCTCAGTTGCAAACTCTGGAAAAAGAATGGGCTCGTTCTCACTGGCAATTTTGTATCCAAGCTATTGTCATGGATTAGAAATAcgtttgaaaagaagtagtaATGCCGCAGTGACAATCCTCCATCGACAACTTTGAGACTATTCTTGTAGATCTTATCTATGAgctcttcatctttttctaGGCTGAAAGTCTTGAGACCGTTTGTCCCGTTATCATTCAATTCAGTGACAATGTTCTGCTTCCCAGCTCTTATCTTTTCGACTTGTTTCATCATCTcttgcttttcttccatGGCCTGTTTCTCTAGCTCTTTGGCTTGCTGTATGATATGATCATTTTTTCTGGCATCAGTAGTGAAAATACTGGGAAGTTCTATTTCGAACTCGTCTTTcaaatctctttcttcctgTGTTTGGCTCCGCAAAGTCCTATTACCTGCCATGGGTGTTGATGATCTACTCTTTGGTTTAGAATCAGAGTTTTGAGAGGCTCCTTTCTGTCCAGATATCAAAGCAAGGAGatcatcttcctcttcagaagacgacgaaCTCAGATCAGAATCCAATTCCATgacttcctcttcttcagttaCACATCAGATGCTCTTCTAGTGAAGTTGTCCAGCGAGTCAATGGTAAACTCAGCAAGAACACAACAAAAATATGGAGATTATATCGAGATAGTGTGCAGGAATACATTCGTCCTCGATACTggaaatcttcaagagaGTGAAGCTTCAGAATAGTACAAATTGTTGACTAACAGAGAGTTACTGCTATCATTGAGTGTATTGGTTTGCTTGTCAAGCGCTGTCctgaacttttcaacttgtttttttctgttttctgTCTACAATGGCTGTGAAATTTACATTATATGTTTGAAGATTCTCTATTTATTTGTTACACATATAAATACGGCTGAAAAAACAGAAGCAGATTCGGATGTATTATAAAAGATCACTCTTTTCTTGGAGGAAGAACGGGAGCATCTTCTGCAGCAGCGGCAGCACTAGTGGCATCAGCGGCACTAGTAGGGGtagaagcagcagcagcagcctgTTGTTCCTTCTGCAAGGCATTCAATCTTTTGGCTTCAGTGTGGACATCCTGGACATTTTGGGCGACTCCCTTGTAGAAATCATGCACCTTGACTCCGTAAGGATGGCTGGCAGCCTTATCAAAGTAGTGACTGAATTTGGAAGTGTACTTCGACTTGTAGAGCTGACTTTGTAAATCAGCCAACTTCGATTGGGCAACTGCgacattcttgttgaaatcagACTCTGGGTTACTCGATTGGATGTATTTCAGGTCCAAATCGCTcaagaagctcttgaacttggaagtATAACCCTTCTGGTTGTCGACCTCAATGGCTCTCAGAATAATATTGTCGCTTAAAGTGTAGCCGCTGGCCAATAACTGAGCCATGATGGCATACTTAGGCTTTTCTACCTGGTTGATATCGTCATAGTGACTATCCCCAGTCTTGGTGACATCAGTCTGTATTTTGTTGTCGCCAGAAGGTGGTTCACCTTTTTCAAGTGGAGCAACCTTAGATGGAACAGCCGAGTAGCTGGGTGGCTTCTCAGCGTCTTCGCTCttagtagaagaagagcttcCAGAGCCAGCCTCGATTTTGATCTGAACTCCTTCCAATTCTGCCTCGTTCAAAAGTAAAGCGGTGTCAATTGCCTTGGGAGATTCAAAGTTGACCTCGTAAGTCAGGAACTTTTCGATCTTCTCGAGAAGATTGATAGACTTGATGTCTCCACAGAACGAGAAGAACTTTTGCAACTTGTCCGTGGAGATGGAACTGGGCACGTGAGAAGCAATGACAGTAGACATGGTATCAATTGAGGCGATAAAGAGGTTTATCGAGTGGGTTCGtcttgaagagaattgtacaattaGCAAGGAAAAGGAACTACAATCGCAAAAATAGAATGgaatttcaattccagAAAACTCCCCAAACTTATACTGCTACAAGGTCACAAAGGCAAACGTCACAGCAACTGACCACAGGGAGAGTATCCTCTATATGAACTCCGAATAGTCAACTGAAATTGTCTACGGGCTAGCAATCCAAGCCTTTGTATGGGGGAAACAAGGGGCTGATACAGTATCTACCGGAATGTCCTGTTATGCAGGATCATACAAAATGGGGAGACGTCCAAAGCCTCTTCTCTGtctcaacttttctttACCTTAACTTCTCTTATACTGAAAGTAAGAGGAATTTGGTCAAAGGAAAAGTCGTTGCATTATCTTGTGCAAATAGAACACTACTAGGACTGTATATTTACCCTTTTGCCATCAAATTTGAAGTCAAAGATGTTTGCACAATTGTCCCACTGGAACGTCTCCTTTATCTTGATATCGGTTATTGCTTTAGCAGCACAGTCTGCATTGGCTCAAAAGTAAAGGGAAGTTTATGATCTTGAGAATATCAACACTATTGTCTGGGGAGTACCGGATTATGTCTATGACAATATTGCCAAAACTAATCCGTCTATAAATTTAGAGACACTGAAATCTGAAGATATTGTAGTTAACCTCGCAGCTCTTGAGGCAATGTACAACAAGAGCATAGAGTCTGGACATGAAATGACATACACGTCCATTCTGGGAGAAGTACGGAATGTTACATCTTTTGCAGAGTATAAGGATCAATACGTACGCGAATTATTACATGGCAACAACTTTAATGATGATAACAAAGACGAGGAAAAGAGTGACGGAATGTGTGCTGGTAAAGTATTTTCGAAGGTATCAAGATGGATATTTGGGCTTGTAGGCTTTTGAACATTTCAACATCAATTGGAAGTGTCCTTGAAACAGCTTGAAACAGCTTCCAATAGAGCTGTCCAATCTGTCTTATACTTTTGGGGCCATCAAGTAAGCTATTGTAGTTCATTTTCATGTCACGTGACTcatgattgcaaaatacgCCTTCAACAGCTGCGGCTGGAGATGACCATAGTTAAGGATGTCTGGCAGCTTTGCAAGGCTAAAAGGGGTAGCATGTGATTTCCGATCAATTTTGGAGTCCAGTGTTTTCTGCAGTGGCCAGACGTGGTGTGGTGCAAGATAATTATTATCAAGGATATTCTGTCATGAATTTGATAGCCCTGTATATGTGCAAATTATCCAGCACAGACTTTTTTCATTCTACACATTTTGGCATTTTCTTATTTAATTAATTTGTCTATTTGTTGATTATTATGGCATCAATGAACTAGTTAGTTAATAATGTCTGTATTGCAAGATAATTCCgtgtttttcttgaattttcagCTGCATTTTTCGTATTTTTCAGCTAAATAATTGCTATTAAATCTGTCCACAATTCACCCTGTTTCAATATTGATTCAGGGTTGAATCTACACAATTCGAAGCTGAAATCTTTATATTATATACATTATACATACTTTGAACGAATGACCTCTTTTATATCTTTTATCCCATTGCCAATGTTAATTACTGTCGTCACgccattcttcaattctccTACACCTCTCAAACCAGCACACTTTTATGCTCTATTTCGTACTAGTATGCGCCAAAAATGGCTCTAGAGACCAGTCTCCAGATCTGCCCGGTCCATTTTCCGTAGCGATTGATACTGTGGTACAAGATCTTATAGTTTTCGATCGTTGTAGTCTCCAACACTTCGTCTAGCCGGTTCCCCGGAAAGTACGAGACATCGCCCTCCATAAGGTCTATGACATACAGCTTGACGTCTTCACGCTTGTAGTCGAATGAAGTCGTGAGGTAGCCACCGTATTTGAAGCTGACGTAGTCGCCCAAGAAGTCGCCCCAGAGCTCCTTCTCGCTCGAAACCGCAGCATGGTCTGCTAGAGCCACTAGCTCGTCGTAGTTATCAAAAGTATATCCTACCGTAGTCACTACAGAAGGAAACCTCTGTTTGAGATAGGGATGAGTCACATTCAACCAAACGGCTCTGACCTCAGTGTCCACTCCACGTATAACCATGGCCATGGCCGTCTGGAGCACGAGAAACAAGGCTGCAAACAACATTGTTACACTAGAATGAGGTTTACGTAGTCGCAATTCGTTAGAACTTGCTTATCGGTAATTCTGTCTATGCtctttttgcacccatttgCACCCACAGCCTGTGCGAATTTCTGAGACCACCACTTGTATTTATACCACTCCCCTGATCCCGGTAATTACCACATCTTCCACAGCTATTTATTATCCCCCTGCACCCAGTGTAGGGGGTTCACGTTGGCTTATCTCTAAATTTGGCTTGGGTGCAAAAACCAATTTGTTCCCACACACTCCCGGCCCCTGGAAGTTGAGTGATTCCAGCTTCTTTTGCCGATGGGGAGCTTCTGTTACGGTTGCTTCTACTGGAATCTGCCAACTTCCGTTAGGCTGACATTGTTCTTCCCCACATCTTATCTTGCTTTTATCTTGCTTTATTCTATTATCTAATTAATTAGGTACAGATCATAAATACGTTGTTAGTACTACAGCACTGGTGTGTTCGTACTTTAAATTCACTTCCTTCTGGTATCCATATTTCTCTAGTAATTACGTAATAACGACTAATGAAATACGCCTGGCACTAATAAAGCCGCCCTGGATTGAAATGTTCACATTAGAACAATTTCTAAACTTCTTTTGATCCCATCTGAAACTACATTTTTTTGTTAGTTAATAATATTTGAATTAATACTATCACGCATGCATAGTTTTCGCTTTTGACCTTTGCAATCCCCGATATCAATTGATATCTTAAAGCAATCGTAATCTATTTACCTGTAATTTTAAACCAATGCCTTTGATCTACAAAAGAGTTTGACCCAAGGCACATCTACCGATGGCACAAGCTGCACTCACTGTGTCCAAGACGTGTTCTTCAGTCTCAGCCAATAACGGGTTAGTCTCCACGATATCGATAGAAGCCAACAAACCGGTTTGGGCTACATCTTCAGCAATGAACAAACCTTCTCTCAACGACAACCCACCTTCGACTCTGGTTCCTGTGGCAGGAACAAACGAAGGGTCGATGGCATCTACGTCGTACGACAAGTGAATTGGGTTCTTTCTGTCAGGGTTGACGGCATCAAGAGCCATGTCTActacttttccaattccgTACTTGTCGACGTGGTACATGGAGAATGCTGGGATGttgtatttcttcaagatagcCTTTTCTCCTTCGTCGACGTCTCTTAATCCAATGTAAGCAATTTTGTTAggcttcaagttttcaGGAACCCAGCTGAATTCGGGAGGAAACGACTCTCTGTCGATACCCATTACAAATGAGATTGGACAGCCGTGCAAGTTTCCGGAATCAGTTGTCTTTGGAGTGTTGATGTCAGCATGGGCGTCAATCCAAAGCACACATGCGTCAGGGTTGTGTTCAAGAGCAGCCGAGACAGTGGCCATACCGATGGAATGGTCTCCTCCGACTGTGATAGGCAAGCTGTCGGAATCCAAAGCGGATTTCACAGCAGTGTGAATCTTTTCGCAGCATTGCGACACAATGCTGGTGTTCTTGATTCCATACGAGTCCTTGTCGTCGGTCTTCTTCGATTCGTAGTCGGTGTTTGCCAAGGGATGGACCACAGCAGTCTCCCATCCGAGGGCTTGGGCTTGTTTCTCAAATCCGGCGTTCAAGATGTATTCTGGGCCTAACTCGACTCCTCCCTTGGGTTGGCCCCCGGAAAATGGAGCCGTGATGATGGTGGCCTTCTTGTTAGGGTGGAACTTGTATTGGACTAAAAACGTTAGTAAGTCTGCTGAAGATAAAGATCAAAAGAGTTCTACAATAGTTTGAGTTCCGGAGTTCAATCGTCGGATTTACGAATCCTGAGGTTCAATAACCGACCTCCGGTGCACAGCAATCCAACAACCAACTCCTCTCAACCTAGTTGTGTTCCATTTGGATTACGGTCACCATGACCTGGTATCCATAATGCTTAGGAAGCCAGGAGAAACTCTCTTCAGATTTGCAGTCGGCCAAAATGGGCTTCTGAGACGGATGTACTTACTTTCAGTCATTTTGTATGAATATGTAGTAATTTTAAGTGGTAAAGTAGCTTTCTTTGCTCTACTTGTGGAACGTGTATATTTCAGTTGATCTCTGTCAGAAGTCAGAATCACCAAATGGGTGTGAAGTGGGATTTGAGCTGCTTATATAGTGTTCTCTCTTGATGACGGATGGAATCTGATAACCGTGGGTGGCGGCCAGATTCAGCAGCTGACCGCGAGATCGCGTTTGCTTGAACTTAGCAGCACAGAATCCGACCTAAGCCAATAATCCGGAAGGAGAACGCGAGACTGGGGGTACTGCATACATTGCATCCATATACTCCAGTTTCACCTTAACTATGGCAACTACAGCCCTGGGACCGTTGGCCGTGAATGGACGCTAAAgtcaagagaaagagagcaGAGGTAGCTCTGGCGCAGGAGGCTGTACCGGACTGACTTTGCGGTACGGATCCTTTACGTGTCCCCCGCTTTTAGTGCCTTACAGTGCGATTCTGAGCTCGTGGTGTAGTTCTCTTGCCATAGAATCGCTTCCAGAATGGTACGGACTCTGTTCTGGCACTGGTGGAAATATCGGAATCCGAAGCGGAATTGTCAGCTCGAAGTTTGGCCAAAGCATGACTTGGTAAGAATGAAAGctcagaaagaagatgatctTGTGGTTTTGGTTTAATCGGTTGGTTTGTTCGTTTGTTCGTTTGCTGAGATGAGCTGTGTTTCCGTCTATAGCCGAGCTACATACTGAAATATTCGTGATCTCACTAGcagatcttgaaaacatAAATAGTTACAAAAGTGGTAACATTCGTGGGGTACTCTGGTAGAGTCCGTTTCTACAGTAGTTGTACTTTGTGAAACGATGACCAGAGTTCAGAAAAATGACGGAACCGGAATGACCATATTGGTTTGTTCAATGGCATCGCAAATACGATTCTGGGGTTCATACCGGCAAAAATAGAAGTAGCAGAGGTTTTGGAAGCGtacaatatcttcaagttggtttctACACGCTGCCACAGCCAATGCAAGCATTTCCGgagagaaattgaagagcaTGGCGTAGTTCTATGTCTTAACTGTGTGGAGCGGTCCCGGTGCTTTCCAGGGTTTTTCGAGCAGGCACAAACCTGAGCACTgataaagaagagaaggtTCTCCGCTCGTGTGACATCTTACTCGGTCCGGTGGCTTTGATCTCCTTCTCGAGTCAATGAGTGGTTGTTTTATCCGTTTTTGTCGGCTAGAGACAACTTCCGCTACATAATTCAATTATTTGGCCAGGAAAGATTTTCGCAGTCGAAGTAGTTTCAGGCGGGTCAatttttgaagagattgtaGCAAAAAATGTCCGAGTAACTGACATGAAGACCTAGCCTAGTAGGCCTGTAGCAGATATTTAGGAAATGTCAGAAAGCGGAAGCAATATGGTAGTTTGACTGGAGAGACTTTAGCAGAGTGAAGTTGAATACGCCAAATTCCTAAAAATATGTTAGCAGAATGAAACAATACAGATTAGATTCCGCAGAAGACTGTAATCTGCAAAAAATGCGATGACAGTGCCAGAATGCGAATTGTAAAATATTTTTGAGTCAACCGTTGCATACTTAAAGTTTAAACACCAGTCACCAGCGCCGGAGGTTTGACATCATTTGTTTGACATGGCTTTTTCCAATTTGACTTCAAACAGCAATTGATCAAAAGATATAGGCTATTGGCCTATAGTTCTCATATTGAACGGCTAGTTACAACTTATACTCTTTGTTGTGCAAGTTACTTCAATTGGGAATTCCCGTTTGTGTCTGTCTCGTTTTAGTTAAAACTCCCGCATGCCACACGTGCAGCGGtaacaattgcaaaatataAAATATTTCCCCAGACAGACATCGTCCATCGCAGACAGTTATAATTTAAATAGAGCCGACAGAAGCCAGTTGTTCTATTCTGGCTACGTTACAGCGACAAAAAGTCTCGTTCGACCCAACCTACTGATTTGGCTATCGGACGGACAGTCGTGGTGAACATACTGTTGAGAGCACCTTGACAGACAGCTTACATAGATTAAAGCATCCGACAGACACATTTCCGGTCCGTTGGTTAGCATTTAATTATTGATCAATTTTTGATTCCGAGTCAGAGGGGCTGCAGTTGCAGTTGCGCTGTCTGAATATCACCTAGATCTTATCAATTGACAGACAGAAACTTAAACAAACTGAAAAAATGAAGTTTGGGAAGACTTTTGTCTCCCACCAGATTCCAGAATGGTCCATCTACTACATGAACTACAAgcacttgaagaaaatcgtCAAGGACATCGACAGTGTGGTGGAACAGCTTGAAACTCCTGCTGCAGACACTGCTGACACGGCAGAAATCATTGGGCAGGTGTTGTCccagttcttctttgaactAGACAGAGACATCGAAAGAGTGTCCGACTTCTACGACACCAAGTTCAATGAATACCAGAGACGGTTGGTGAAAATTGTCCAAGTGTTGGGTTACCAAGATGGTTCGGTTCTGGGCCAATTGGAGTCAAATGAtgagttggaagaaatctACTCTATCTTGCTTGAATTGAGGCTGATTTTCCGCAGCTTGAAATGGTACGGAGAACTCAATCATCGTGGATTtgtcaagatcttgaagaaactcGATAAAAAGTTGACTACTTTGTTAGAAGATACGAAGACCGACAATTTGAGCACTGACAAACGTGCCTTTGATATTTCCAACCATAACAGAGAAACATACTTGTCTACAAGAGTCAATGCATTGCCATTCGCCAACGAGTTAGAGTTGCATCTGTGTTTAGACACCATTTCCAGCATTCTCCAGTTGTTAGGAGAAGCTCAAGATAGagttgaagtcgttgatgaaGAGAAACAGCTCAAGGAGCCCAACGAAACTCTTTCGAAGGACTTTGATTTCCTCAAAATAGTGCCTCAGAGAAGAACCTCCTTCGACCAAGTCTTTTTAGAGAACTACTACGAACTCATCCATAAAGATGATGCTAAGCTGTTGAACCAGAAACTCGCTTCGAGTACCCTTACgctcaagttcttgatttcgttgttgaacaaagcAGCAGGAGCCAATTCTACTGCTTGTATCGACGAGATCTTCAACTATCTTGATAATTACGTGGAAAAACACCCAGAGTCACCCAACTTACTCTTTGACCAGCTGGATATCTCAGGTAGAAACTTCTTTCACCAACACATTATTCTGTTGGGTAAGAAGCAGGCTCTGAAAGAACAGAAGCTCACGCCTGGTGAATCCTCGGACATTTCTAGATTCGTACTGTTGGGAAATGAAGACAACGACAATGACGCTGAAGATGTCTCGGGCTTGTGCTACATTCTCAAGCGTTTAGACGCTACTAACGCTACCCCCATCAAGCCTCTTTTGATCTCAAAGGATAACTACAACCGTACTCCGCTCCATTACTCAGCACAGTACGGGCTCAAGACGGCTACAAATGTGCTTTTGGGGTATTTAGCCAACTGGGGCTTGATCGATATTACCGTATCTATAGATGATGTCAGCTTTTGGGGAGATCAGGAAGGATTGACTCCTCTTCATTTGTCTATCATGGGCAAGCATCCCAAGACTACTGAGAACTTGATCATTTACAACTCTGCTAACAGATTGGCCTGCCCGGATTTGATTCTTCTCGCTGTGCGTTTAAACTCGTCACAGATCTTGTCTCTGTTGATCAGCCAGGGAAAAATCGATATCAACTATACAGATGTAGAACACCACAACGAGACTGCACTTTATATGGCTGCCAAGTTAAATCTTGTTAGTTTGGTCAAATACTTGCTTGAAAATGGTGCCGATACTGAGTTGGGAGAGTCTGTATATGGCTGGACACCGATCTTCATTGCTGCTTGTGACGGCTTTAcagaagttgttcaagCGCTTCTAGACCACAATTGCCAGTACGACATCGTCGATGACTCAGGTTGGCTTCCAATGGAACACGCTTGTCTCAGAGGGCATTTGCCAGTTGCTGATATGCTCAAACCGGCCGAGgacaagttgttgttgtacGATATGTACCATCCGGAAAATAACATGGCCAGAACAGCATCATTGGCAGCTTCTCCGGTGATTAAAAGTGCCAGTGCTAGTTCAGATATCGTCTCCACTCTGTCCATAGACAGATTACCCGAGACTTCTGGTTCTAAGATCGTCATGACTGAAGTGTATAAGCTGTTGAGAAACAAGTCGAATTCGTCTATTGGTGGAGGAACGGGCCGTTCTAAGTCACCTTCCAAACGgttcaagaaagtcaagGCAATCAAGTCATTCGGGCACAAATTCTTGGATTCCGACGAGCTGGTTATCCTCATTACTCTTGGTACCACAGACTTGAGAGACAATTCTCCACCTGTAGAACTCAGCCAAATTCCACTTGCAAAGAGCTTCTCCACTGAGTTGGACACGGCCTTATCATTGCAGATCACCTGCAAAAATAGATTGACCAACAAACCTGTTGAACCACCTGTCATTGTAGACCTTCCTTTAGAAGACCATCATGGGTCTGCTACGGATCCAATCCTGTTCACATTGACTGGAGGTTTGACTCCTGATACTGTGCTTGTTCTGTTTGATTTGATTCCAACGTACCAGGTCACTGATTCGCGCAAGGGCACAACCTTAGGTAGAGGTGTAGCCTTATTGAAGGACGCTTACACCAAGGTAGGACCCAATTTGCGTTCTCTCAATAACAGTATCAACGTCCCTATTCTTGAGCTGAGCACTCTTGATGTGTTGGGACACGTAAGATTCGAATATCTCTGTGTCAAATCGTTTTCCCACAAGCATATGTCGATTGGTCGTTCCGATACGTACTGGAAGCAGCTTGTTTCCACTAGAGTCATTGGCCACAGAGGTTTGGGTAAAAATGAGTCTGGAAGAAAGTCGTTGCAGTTGGGTGAAAACACTGTGGAGTCGtttgttgctgctgcttcttTAGGTGCAGCTTATGTCGAGTTTGATGTGCAATTGACCAAGGACTACGTGCCTGTTGTCTACCACGACTTCTTGGTAGCTGAATCTGGTGTAGACATTCCCATGCATTCTCTTACAGCAGAACAATTCTTGGGACTTAGTGAATACCATCAGCATGATGAACAGAAGAGTGTGAAGAAGGACTTCTCAATGGACGACGCAGCTATCTCAAAATCAGCTAGACCCAGAGCCAAGTCTTCCCACCAATTGTCTAACTTAGGATTTCAGATTACTCCTACAACTCCATTGGTTCCAGACAGCGAAAGAGCTAAGGATGACATCAAAGACAACGATGGCAGCGACCATCTCCACCGTAGAATGAAGTTGACTAAGACTTGGAAAGACAAGGGATTCAAAGGTAATG
Protein-coding sequences here:
- the CAR1 gene encoding arginase (go_function catalytic activity), which translates into the protein MTEIQYKFHPNKKATIITAPFSGGQPKGGVELGPEYILNAGFEKQAQALGWETAVVHPLANTDYESKKTDDKDSYGIKNTSIVSQCCEKIHTAVKSALDSDSLPITVGGDHSIGMATVSAALEHNPDACVLWIDAHADINTPKTTDSGNLHGCPISFVMGIDRESFPPEFSWVPENLKPNKIAYIGLRDVDEGEKAILKKYNIPAFSMYHVDKYGIGKVVDMALDAVNPDRKNPIHLSYDVDAIDPSFVPATGTRVEGGLSLREGLFIAEDVAQTGLLASIDIVETNPLLAETEEHVLDTVSAACAIGRCALGQTLL
- a CDS encoding predicted protein produces the protein MSTVIASHVPSSISTDKLQKFFSFCGDIKSINLLEKIEKFSTYEVNFESPKAIDTALLLNEAELEGVQIKIEAGSGSSSSTKSEDAEKPPSYSAVPSKVAPLEKGEPPSGDNKIQTDVTKTGDSHYDDINQVEKPKYAIMAQLLASGYTLSDNIISRAIEVDNQKGYTSKFKSFLSDLDSKYIQSSNPESDFNKNVAVAQSKLADLQSQLYKSKYTSKFSHYFDKAASHPYGVKVHDFYKGVAQNVQDVHTEAKRLNALQKEQQAAAAASTPTSAADATSAAAAAEDAPVLPPRKE
- a CDS encoding hypothetical protein (go_function glycerophosphodiester phosphodiesterase activity~go_process glycerol metabolism), translated to MKFGKTFVSHQIPEWSIYYMNYKHLKKIVKDIDSVVEQLETPAADTADTAEIIGQVLSQFFFELDRDIERVSDFYDTKFNEYQRRLVKIVQVLGYQDGSVSGQLESNDELEEIYSILLELRSIFRSLKWYGELNHRGFVKILKKLDKKLTTLLEDTKTDNLSTDKRAFDISNHNRETYLSTRVNALPFANELELHSCLDTISSILQLLGEAQDRVEVVDEEKQLKEPNETLSKDFDFLKISLNQKLASSTLTLKFLISLLNKAAGANSTACIDEIFNYLDNYVEKHPESPNLLFDQSDISGRNFFHQHIISLGKKQASKEQKLTPGESSDISRFVSLGNEDNDNDAEDVSGLCYILKRLDATNATPIKPLLISKDNYNRTPLHYSAQYGLKTATNVLLGYLANWGLIDITVSIDDVSFWGDQEGLTPLHLSIMGKHPKTTENLIIYNSANRLACPDLILLAVRLNSSQILSSLISQGKIDINYTDVEHHNETALYMAAKLNLVSLVKYLLENGADTELGESVYGWTPIFIAACDGFTEVVQALLDHNCQYDIVDDSGWLPMEHACLRGHLPVADMLKPAEDKLLLYDMYHPENNMARTASLAASPVIKSASASSDIVSTSSIDRLPETSGSKIVMTEVYKSLRNKSNSSIGGGTGRSKSPSKRFKKVKAIKSFGHKFLDSDESVILITLGTTDLRDNSPPVELSQIPLAKSFSTELDTALSLQITCKNRLTNKPVEPPVIVDLPLEDHHGSATDPISFTLTGGLTPDTVLVSFDLIPTYQVTDSRKGTTLGRGVALLKDAYTKVGPNLRSLNNSINVPILESSTLDVLGHVRFEYLCVKSFSHKHMSIGRSDTYWKQLVSTRVIGHRGLGKNESGRKSLQLGENTVESFVAAASLGAAYVEFDVQLTKDYVPVVYHDFLVAESGVDIPMHSLTAEQFLGLSEYHQHDEQKSVKKDFSMDDAAISKSARPRAKSSHQFERAKDDIKDNDGSDHLHRRMKLTKTWKDKGFKGNARGLSVASNFVTLKELFKKVPKSAGFNIELKYPMLDEAEQESMGEIALDMNHYCDSILKVIYDENLNGRDILFSSFHPDICVFMSLKQPTIPILFLTEAGTAPMADIRASSLQNAIRFSKKWNLLGIVSAAGALVKTPRLTQVVKSSGLVCVTYGTQNNDPKLAKIQMKAGVDAVIVDSVLAVREGLRQDVKDLDDSGSSSN
- a CDS encoding predicted protein, whose amino-acid sequence is MLFAALFLVLQTAMAMVIRGVDTEVRAVWLNVTHPYLKQRFPSVVTTVGYTFDNYDELVALADHAAVSSEKELWGDFLGDYVSFKYGGYLTTSFDYKREDVKSYVIDLMEGDVSYFPGNRLDEVLETTTIENYKILYHSINRYGKWTGQIWRSVSRAIFGAY
- a CDS encoding predicted protein produces the protein MELDSDSSSSSSEEEDDLLALISGQKGASQNSDSKPKSRSSTPMAGNRTLRSQTQEERDLKDEFEIELPSIFTTDARKNDHIIQQAKELEKQAMEEKQEMMKQVEKIRAGKQNIVTELNDNGTNGLKTFSLEKDEELIDKIYKNSLKVVDGGLSSRHYYFFSNVFLIHDNSLDTKLPVRTSPFFFQSLQSRNGARSSESFLRNYSIQLVNHCLLTSTNIHELKLLNKQLEKGIKPETTNAPKLTTYIDLIGGNVEDVSNSSMSIPVKLDHVSNHIEMNLIRLSIVLNLHITVSNLEVSRQILDTFILATSDFNANEHAYSTLLEFIRSLFPRITRQYTESRLVQFLVIYLETLTGFTTYIHHEKDGLEKRTRKRDYELQFNHLRLLNLAFSGSEDKSVLRIVATLNCCFLQFQKGSMSMTELSERWYTKFVETRRFCPDANDTKRLLQGLSINNNDSDLKSGNLAVINLIYLNHYRIQLLRFVLVSSYEDNENNAQQVVDKNTFEKIRRQNVDNFNVIVSSINTLRARAYTAIRHLGSMEDVHFDREEIVQFITEDYLVLNYLHSKFDHLLRLIQDDIFYHTPTP